A section of the Candidatus Latescibacterota bacterium genome encodes:
- the murQ gene encoding N-acetylmuramic acid 6-phosphate etherase produces the protein MRGLSTEQVNPDTVDLDRLDALGIVQRMSAEDARVPAAVAAALPAVAQVAERAAASFAAGGRLIYVGAGTSGRLGVLDAAECPPTFGSPPGQVVGIIAGGAPSLLRSAEGVEDSAQAGVDDLAALDPGPVDTVVGISASHRTPYTVAAVEEARRRGCATAFITANAEVAVPGDVVIRLLVGPEAVTGSTRLKAGTAQKLVLNMISTAAMVLSGKVYGNRMVDLQALSAKLVERGRGLLMELAGLDYAAASSRLVEAGGSVKTALLMELAAVDRRTAEARLAAAGGQLRRALDGAPGASDGPRS, from the coding sequence CTGCGCGGACTGAGCACCGAGCAGGTGAACCCGGACACCGTCGATCTCGATCGGCTCGACGCGCTGGGCATCGTGCAGCGCATGAGCGCCGAGGACGCCCGCGTGCCCGCCGCCGTGGCCGCCGCGCTGCCCGCGGTGGCACAGGTGGCCGAGCGCGCCGCGGCGAGTTTCGCGGCGGGCGGGCGGCTGATCTACGTGGGCGCGGGCACCAGCGGGCGCCTGGGCGTGCTGGACGCCGCCGAGTGTCCGCCCACCTTCGGCAGCCCGCCCGGCCAGGTGGTCGGGATCATCGCGGGCGGCGCGCCGAGCCTGCTGCGCAGCGCCGAGGGCGTCGAGGACAGCGCCCAGGCCGGCGTGGACGATCTCGCCGCGCTCGACCCCGGCCCCGTCGACACCGTGGTGGGGATCAGCGCCAGCCACCGCACGCCCTACACCGTGGCGGCCGTCGAGGAGGCGCGCCGGCGCGGCTGCGCCACCGCCTTCATCACCGCCAACGCCGAGGTCGCGGTGCCCGGCGACGTGGTCATCCGCCTGCTGGTCGGTCCCGAGGCCGTGACCGGCTCCACGCGGCTCAAGGCGGGGACGGCGCAGAAGCTCGTCCTCAACATGATCAGCACGGCCGCCATGGTCCTGAGCGGCAAGGTCTACGGCAACCGGATGGTGGACCTGCAGGCGCTCAGCGCGAAGCTGGTGGAGCGCGGACGCGGCCTGCTGATGGAACTGGCGGGCCTGGACTACGCGGCGGCGTCGTCGCGGCTGGTGGAGGCCGGCGGCAGCGTGAAGACGGCGCTGCTGATGGAGCTCGCCGCGGTGGATCGGCGGACGGCCGAGGCGCGGCTCGCGGCGGCCGGCGGGCAGCTGCGGCGCGCGCTCGACGGCGCTCCCGGCGCCTCGGACGGCCCTCGATCCTGA
- a CDS encoding pyridoxal phosphate-dependent aminotransferase has product MQSIEKALPGSGRRGRFYANAMSRLGTETAFEVLAKARALEAKGRKIVHLEIGEPDFDTPRNIIDAAVAALQGGDTHYVPSAGIPAVREVFADYLSRTRGTKVDAGQIVITPGAKPIMFYTILACVEPGDEVLYPNPGFPIYESMINFVGAKAVPIPLLESTGFGMDIQKIKDSITPATRMLIINTPQNPTGGVLSEAELTEIATIARENDLLVLSDEIYSRIIYEGEHKSLYAMPGMAERTVLLEGHSKTYAMTGWRLGYGAFPAHLAERVAKLMTNSASCTAAFTQKAGAEALTGPQGEVDRMVAAFKERRDVIVNGLNALPGFSCLSPKGAFYVFPNIKETGWKSKPLADALLEEAGVAALSGTSFGAHGEGYLRFSYANSVENIEQALEQMRGTLERIL; this is encoded by the coding sequence ATGCAGTCCATCGAGAAGGCCCTTCCCGGCAGCGGCCGCCGCGGCCGCTTCTACGCCAACGCCATGTCCCGTCTCGGCACCGAGACCGCCTTCGAGGTGCTCGCCAAGGCCCGGGCCCTCGAGGCCAAGGGCCGCAAGATCGTCCACCTGGAGATCGGCGAACCGGACTTCGACACGCCGCGGAACATCATCGACGCCGCCGTGGCCGCCCTGCAGGGCGGGGACACGCACTACGTGCCCAGCGCGGGCATCCCCGCGGTGCGCGAGGTCTTCGCGGACTACCTGTCCCGCACGCGCGGGACGAAGGTCGACGCGGGCCAGATCGTCATCACGCCCGGCGCCAAGCCGATCATGTTCTACACGATCCTCGCCTGCGTGGAGCCCGGCGACGAGGTGCTCTACCCGAATCCCGGCTTCCCCATCTACGAGTCGATGATCAACTTCGTGGGCGCCAAGGCCGTGCCCATTCCGCTGCTGGAGTCCACCGGCTTCGGCATGGACATCCAGAAGATCAAGGACTCGATCACGCCGGCGACGCGCATGCTGATCATCAACACGCCCCAGAATCCCACCGGTGGCGTGCTGAGCGAGGCCGAGCTGACGGAGATCGCGACCATCGCCCGCGAGAACGACCTGCTCGTCCTGTCCGACGAGATCTACAGCCGCATCATCTACGAGGGCGAGCACAAGAGCCTCTACGCGATGCCGGGCATGGCCGAGCGCACCGTGCTGCTCGAGGGCCACTCCAAGACCTACGCCATGACCGGCTGGCGCCTCGGCTACGGCGCCTTCCCCGCGCACCTCGCCGAGCGCGTGGCCAAGCTCATGACCAACAGCGCGAGCTGCACCGCGGCCTTCACCCAGAAGGCCGGCGCCGAGGCGCTCACCGGCCCCCAGGGCGAGGTGGATCGCATGGTGGCCGCCTTCAAGGAGCGCCGCGACGTGATCGTGAACGGCCTGAACGCCCTGCCGGGCTTCAGCTGCCTCAGCCCCAAAGGCGCCTTCTACGTGTTCCCCAACATCAAGGAGACGGGCTGGAAGTCCAAGCCCCTGGCCGACGCCCTGCTCGAAGAGGCCGGCGTGGCGGCGCTGAGCGGCACGTCCTTCGGCGCTCACGGCGAGGGCTACCTGCGCTTCTCCTACGCGAACTCCGTGGAGAACATCGAGCAGGCGCTGGAGCAGATGCGCGGCACCCTCGAGCGGATCCTCTAG
- the arcC gene encoding carbamate kinase, whose protein sequence is MGRYTQADLLVITLGGNAVLPVGSSGTIDEQFDTTRRTMAHVASLCREGVRVVLSHGNGPVVGNIVLRNEAAKGQIPPMPLFICGADSQGGLGFMIQNALRNELHLIGDRRPVATVVTQVEVDPADPAFSAPTKPIGPFYGPEEAEALARDKGWVMREDAGRGIRRVVASPEPRYIVEIDSIRRLVESGVVVIAAGGGGVPVRRNREGLLKGIDAVIDKDFAAAELARELGANVLVFVTGVPRVAVRFRQPDQRDLDGIDLAELRRHQAAGEFPAGSMGPKMEAAARFLERGGREVLVCAPENLGEALAGTDGTRVTV, encoded by the coding sequence ATGGGGCGCTATACCCAGGCAGATCTGCTCGTCATCACCCTGGGCGGCAACGCCGTCCTGCCGGTGGGGTCCTCGGGCACGATCGACGAGCAGTTCGACACCACCCGGCGCACCATGGCGCACGTGGCCTCGCTCTGTCGCGAAGGCGTGCGCGTGGTGCTGAGCCACGGCAACGGGCCCGTGGTGGGCAACATCGTGCTGCGCAACGAGGCCGCCAAGGGCCAGATCCCGCCCATGCCGCTCTTCATCTGCGGCGCCGACAGCCAGGGCGGCCTCGGCTTCATGATCCAGAACGCGCTGCGCAACGAGCTGCACCTGATCGGCGACCGCCGGCCGGTGGCCACGGTCGTGACCCAGGTGGAGGTGGACCCCGCCGACCCCGCCTTCAGCGCGCCCACGAAGCCCATCGGGCCCTTCTACGGGCCGGAGGAGGCGGAGGCGCTGGCGCGCGACAAGGGCTGGGTGATGCGCGAGGACGCCGGCCGCGGCATCCGTCGCGTGGTGGCCAGCCCCGAGCCGCGCTACATCGTGGAGATCGATTCCATCCGCCGCCTCGTGGAGAGCGGCGTGGTGGTCATCGCCGCCGGCGGCGGCGGCGTGCCCGTTCGCCGCAACCGCGAGGGGCTGCTGAAGGGGATCGACGCGGTCATCGACAAGGACTTCGCGGCGGCCGAGCTCGCGCGCGAGCTGGGCGCCAACGTGCTGGTCTTCGTCACCGGGGTGCCCCGCGTGGCCGTGCGCTTCCGCCAGCCGGACCAGCGCGATCTGGACGGCATCGACCTGGCCGAGCTGCGCCGCCACCAGGCGGCGGGCGAGTTTCCCGCGGGCAGCATGGGCCCCAAGATGGAGGCCGCCGCGCGCTTCCTCGAGCGCGGGGGCAGGGAAGTGCTGGTCTGCGCGCCGGAGAACCTGGGCGAGGCCCTGGCCGGCACGGACGGCACCCGCGTCACCGTCTAG
- a CDS encoding BMP family ABC transporter substrate-binding protein, with the protein MEVIVRRLALLLTALLLLTAACGSDSDEGGDALRVGMVFDIGGKGDRSFNDSAYRGLLQAEQELGVKAVEFEPGQDSDREQGLRKLAERGFDLIVGVGFLFSDSVGKVAADYPDTHFAIVDGRVEGRPNVASLLFREEEGSYLVGAIAAEKSASGVIGFVGGMEVALIKRFEAGYRAGAQAVRPDVKVLVGYAGVTPSAFADPVKGKELALSQIGRGADVIFHAAGTTGNGVIEAAREKGVFAIGVDSNQDFMAPGTVLTSMEKRVDRAVFETIKAVAAGHFAGGVQEFGLDSGGVGYTVDEYNREVLTPDLTAMADSLAAEIVAGRIRVPRE; encoded by the coding sequence ATGGAGGTCATCGTGCGACGACTCGCGCTGCTGCTCACCGCGCTCCTGCTGCTGACCGCCGCCTGCGGCTCGGACTCCGACGAGGGTGGCGACGCGCTGCGCGTGGGCATGGTCTTCGACATCGGCGGCAAGGGCGACCGCTCCTTCAACGACTCCGCCTACCGCGGGCTGCTGCAGGCCGAGCAGGAGCTGGGCGTGAAGGCCGTGGAGTTCGAGCCCGGCCAGGACTCGGACCGCGAGCAGGGCCTGCGCAAGCTCGCCGAGCGGGGCTTCGACCTGATCGTCGGCGTGGGCTTCCTCTTCTCGGACTCCGTGGGCAAGGTGGCGGCGGACTACCCCGACACGCACTTCGCCATCGTGGACGGCCGCGTGGAGGGCCGGCCCAACGTGGCCAGCCTGCTCTTCCGCGAGGAGGAGGGCTCCTACCTGGTGGGCGCCATCGCCGCCGAGAAGAGCGCGAGCGGCGTGATCGGCTTCGTCGGCGGCATGGAGGTGGCGCTCATCAAGCGCTTCGAGGCGGGCTATCGCGCCGGCGCCCAGGCCGTGCGCCCGGACGTGAAGGTGCTGGTGGGCTACGCGGGCGTGACGCCCAGCGCCTTCGCCGACCCCGTGAAGGGCAAGGAGCTGGCGCTGTCGCAGATCGGCCGCGGCGCGGACGTCATCTTCCACGCCGCGGGCACCACGGGCAACGGCGTGATCGAGGCGGCGCGGGAGAAGGGCGTCTTCGCCATCGGCGTGGACTCCAACCAGGACTTCATGGCGCCCGGCACCGTGCTCACGAGCATGGAGAAGCGCGTCGACCGCGCGGTCTTCGAGACGATCAAGGCCGTCGCGGCCGGCCACTTCGCCGGCGGCGTGCAGGAGTTCGGCCTCGACTCGGGCGGCGTGGGCTACACCGTCGACGAGTACAACCGCGAGGTGCTCACGCCCGATCTCACCGCCATGGCCGACTCGCTGGCCGCGGAGATCGTCGCCGGACGCATCCGCGTGCCCCGGGAATAG
- a CDS encoding ABC transporter ATP-binding protein, whose amino-acid sequence MARRLAAEGVSRSFPGVAAVQDVSVEFAPGRLHALVGENGAGKTTLMRLLFGMLRPDAGRILLDGEPVQFRSSEDAIARGLGMVHQHFMLVDTLSVAENLVLGAEPGSPLRLDRAAARRAVAESAERLSLELDPDLPAEDLSVGQAQMLEILKVLHRGADVLILDEPTGVLSPQETRFLFAMLRRLKGEGKTIVLITHKLDEVLALADCVDVMRRGRHVGRLEREDADAATLARMMVGREVLLRVEKPPATPGPVRLALKGLCVDRQPGVAPLTKVDLELRAGEIVGLAGVEGNGQRELAAVLAGLLPPDAGSIHLDGRRVGPLSPKRARALGIRLVPEDRQKSGLVLSMSLRENLILGQEDDPALSRLGFLRPAAVDALARRRIADYDLRVTDPGQLAAELSGGNQQKLILARELDARPRVLVAAQPTRGVDVGAIEAIHRQLLALRADGLAILLISSELPELLALSDRVAVLYKGRLVASFAADAVDEETLGLWMTGAAGAATPAEGRRA is encoded by the coding sequence GTGGCGCGGCGCCTGGCAGCGGAGGGCGTGAGCCGCTCTTTCCCCGGCGTGGCCGCGGTGCAGGACGTCAGCGTCGAGTTCGCGCCGGGACGCCTGCACGCCCTGGTGGGGGAGAACGGCGCCGGCAAGACCACCCTCATGCGCCTGCTCTTCGGGATGCTGCGGCCCGACGCGGGGCGCATCCTCCTCGACGGCGAGCCCGTCCAGTTCCGCAGCAGCGAAGACGCGATCGCGCGCGGCCTCGGCATGGTGCACCAGCACTTCATGCTGGTGGACACCTTGAGCGTGGCCGAGAACCTCGTGCTCGGCGCCGAGCCCGGCTCGCCCCTGCGCCTGGACCGCGCGGCGGCGCGGCGCGCCGTGGCGGAGAGCGCCGAGCGGCTGTCCCTGGAACTCGATCCCGACCTGCCCGCCGAGGACCTCAGCGTCGGCCAGGCGCAGATGCTCGAGATCCTGAAGGTGCTGCACCGCGGCGCGGACGTCCTCATCCTCGACGAGCCCACCGGCGTCCTCAGCCCCCAGGAGACGCGCTTCCTCTTCGCGATGCTGCGGCGGCTGAAGGGCGAGGGCAAGACCATCGTCCTCATCACACACAAGCTCGACGAGGTGCTCGCGCTCGCCGACTGCGTCGACGTGATGCGGCGGGGGCGTCACGTGGGGCGGCTCGAGCGCGAGGACGCCGACGCGGCCACGCTCGCGCGCATGATGGTGGGCCGCGAGGTGCTCCTGCGCGTGGAGAAGCCGCCGGCCACGCCGGGGCCCGTGCGGCTGGCGCTGAAGGGCCTCTGCGTGGACCGCCAGCCGGGCGTGGCGCCGCTGACGAAGGTGGACCTCGAGCTGCGTGCGGGGGAGATCGTCGGCCTGGCGGGGGTCGAGGGCAACGGGCAGCGCGAGCTGGCGGCGGTGCTGGCGGGCCTGCTGCCGCCCGACGCCGGGTCGATCCACCTGGACGGCCGGCGCGTCGGCCCGCTCAGCCCGAAGCGCGCCCGCGCGCTGGGCATCCGCCTGGTGCCCGAGGACCGTCAGAAGAGCGGCCTCGTGCTCTCCATGAGCCTGCGCGAGAATCTCATCCTCGGCCAGGAGGACGACCCCGCCCTCAGCCGCCTCGGCTTCCTGCGCCCCGCGGCGGTGGACGCCCTGGCCCGCCGCCGCATCGCCGACTACGACCTGCGCGTCACCGACCCCGGCCAGTTGGCCGCCGAGCTCTCCGGCGGCAACCAGCAGAAGCTCATCCTGGCGCGCGAGCTGGACGCCCGTCCGCGCGTCCTGGTGGCGGCGCAGCCCACCCGCGGCGTGGACGTCGGCGCCATCGAGGCCATCCACCGCCAGCTGCTGGCGCTGCGCGCGGACGGCCTCGCGATCCTGCTCATCTCCTCTGAGCTGCCCGAGCTGCTGGCCCTGAGCGATCGCGTCGCGGTGCTCTACAAGGGCCGGCTCGTGGCGAGCTTCGCGGCGGACGCCGTGGACGAGGAGACCCTGGGCCTCTGGATGACCGGCGCGGCCGGCGCCGCCACGCCCGCGGAGGGTCGCCGTGCCTGA
- a CDS encoding ABC transporter permease → MPERTARWARAAWEALWPPLAALALAFVVCGVIVAAIGASPWVVLPMLFKQGLSSTDGFARVLFDATPLIFTGLSVAYAFRAGLFNIGGEGQLYAGAFCAAAVALALPGAPRWIALPTAIVAAALGGGLWGAIPGWLKARYGVHEVINTIMMNFLAVGITGYLVERTLKEPDQMIPHTRAIAASYHLHPFADSRLGAWLGLQSANPLGPSLLLALAAVLAVWAVFRWGVAGYRLRAVGEGPAAARQAGIDVGRVTLRAMAVSGALAGLVGVHEVLLYRHRFLDNFSSGLGFLGIAVALMGKNHPLGVLLAALLFGFLSTGALEIDIFTDVPRELVVVLQALIILFVVTIGELAARRRRRLARERGTR, encoded by the coding sequence GTGCCTGAGCGGACGGCACGCTGGGCGCGCGCGGCCTGGGAGGCGCTCTGGCCGCCGCTGGCGGCGCTGGCGCTGGCCTTCGTGGTCTGCGGCGTGATCGTCGCGGCCATCGGCGCGTCGCCGTGGGTGGTGCTGCCCATGCTCTTCAAGCAGGGCCTCAGCTCCACCGACGGCTTCGCCCGCGTGCTCTTCGACGCCACCCCGCTGATCTTCACCGGTCTCAGCGTGGCCTACGCCTTCCGCGCCGGGCTCTTCAACATCGGCGGCGAGGGGCAGCTCTACGCCGGCGCCTTCTGCGCCGCGGCCGTGGCGCTGGCCCTGCCCGGCGCGCCGCGCTGGATCGCGCTGCCCACGGCCATCGTCGCGGCGGCCCTCGGCGGCGGGCTCTGGGGCGCGATTCCGGGCTGGCTCAAGGCGCGCTACGGCGTGCACGAGGTCATCAACACGATCATGATGAACTTTCTGGCCGTGGGCATCACCGGCTACCTGGTGGAGCGGACGCTCAAGGAGCCGGATCAGATGATCCCGCACACCCGCGCGATCGCCGCGAGCTATCACCTGCATCCCTTTGCAGACAGCCGGCTCGGCGCGTGGCTGGGGCTCCAGTCGGCGAATCCGCTGGGGCCATCGCTGCTGCTGGCCCTGGCGGCGGTGCTGGCGGTGTGGGCCGTCTTTCGCTGGGGCGTGGCGGGCTATCGGCTGCGGGCGGTGGGGGAAGGTCCGGCGGCCGCGCGGCAGGCGGGCATCGACGTGGGCCGCGTCACCTTGCGGGCCATGGCCGTGAGCGGAGCGCTGGCGGGGCTGGTGGGCGTGCACGAGGTGCTCCTCTACCGCCACCGCTTCCTGGACAACTTCTCTTCGGGGCTCGGCTTCCTGGGCATCGCGGTGGCGCTGATGGGCAAGAACCACCCGCTGGGCGTGCTGCTCGCGGCGCTGCTCTTCGGCTTCCTCAGCACCGGCGCGCTGGAGATCGACATCTTCACCGACGTCCCCCGCGAACTGGTGGTGGTGCTGCAGGCGCTGATCATCCTCTTCGTGGTGACGATCGGCGAGCTGGCGGCGCGGCGGCGCCGTCGCCTCGCGCGCGAACGGGGGACGCGATGA
- a CDS encoding ABC transporter permease, with protein sequence MNLVLGLLLGTLRTATPLLFAGLGGMFSERGGVVNIALEGILLVGAFAAAAAAIATGSLPVALLAAVLAGVLLASLHALVTLRFGVDQIVSGVALNMLAMGATEFLMWMLYGSGANSPRIALTGPGGALGRVFVELPPLTLLALAAVPLCGWALFRTPFGLRLRAVGEHPEAADSLGLPVLRLRLAGVLLSGALAGLGGAFLSLGAGYFVKNMSAGRGYIALAALIFGKWRPRGVLAATLLFGFAESLQGQLQLPWLPLRFVQMLPYLLTMVALAGVIGRSRAPAALGRRFSRV encoded by the coding sequence ATGAACCTCGTCCTGGGCCTGCTGCTCGGCACGCTGCGGACGGCCACGCCGCTCCTCTTCGCCGGCCTGGGCGGCATGTTCTCCGAGCGGGGGGGCGTGGTGAACATCGCGCTGGAGGGCATCCTGCTCGTCGGCGCCTTCGCCGCGGCCGCGGCCGCGATCGCCACCGGCTCGCTGCCGGTGGCGCTGCTGGCGGCCGTGCTGGCCGGCGTGCTCCTGGCGAGCCTGCACGCGCTGGTCACGCTGCGCTTCGGGGTCGACCAGATCGTCAGCGGCGTCGCGCTCAACATGCTCGCCATGGGCGCCACCGAGTTCCTCATGTGGATGCTCTACGGCAGCGGCGCCAACTCGCCGCGCATCGCGCTGACGGGACCCGGCGGCGCGCTGGGGCGCGTGTTCGTCGAGCTGCCGCCGCTGACGCTGCTCGCGCTCGCGGCCGTGCCGCTCTGCGGCTGGGCGCTCTTCCGCACGCCCTTCGGCCTGCGCCTGCGCGCGGTGGGCGAGCACCCCGAGGCCGCGGACTCGCTGGGCCTGCCCGTGCTGCGCCTGCGCCTCGCCGGCGTGCTGCTCAGCGGCGCGCTCGCGGGGCTGGGCGGCGCCTTCCTCAGCCTCGGCGCGGGCTACTTCGTCAAGAACATGAGCGCGGGGCGCGGGTACATCGCCCTGGCGGCGCTCATCTTCGGCAAGTGGCGGCCGCGGGGCGTGCTCGCGGCGACGCTGCTTTTCGGTTTCGCCGAGTCGCTGCAGGGACAGCTGCAGTTGCCGTGGCTGCCGCTGCGCTTCGTGCAGATGCTGCCCTATCTGCTCACGATGGTGGCCCTCGCGGGGGTCATCGGGCGGAGCCGAGCGCCCGCGGCGCTGGGTCGTCGCTTTTCCCGCGTTTGA
- the purD gene encoding phosphoribosylamine--glycine ligase: MRVIVIGSGGREHALAWRLAQSPSVERVQVWPGNGGTARAGWSLDASDLRADGPVSAQAAALAALGPDLVVIGPEAPLVAGLADALRAAGVPAFGPGANGARLEGSKVHAKAFCQRHGLPTAAAREVDDPAGLEAALDALAPAGDGRVVLKADGLAAGKGVLLPSTRAEALAAGRELLAGETLGGAGRRLLVEERLEGYELSLLAVCDGHRFALLPASQDHKRAGAGDLGPNTGGMGAYSPVAELPEGELLPVAEGIFRATLDGLAAEGVDYRGVLYAGLMMTPAGPRVLEFNCRFGDPETQAVLPRLAADCDFGRLLAGAAAGAMELPATGLPLRPEASLTVVLASEGYPGSYATGLPIEGLDAPADNDDCWVFHAGTRLDGERLLTSGGRVLAVTALGRDLQQAADRCYRRVDGIRFANRYLRRDIGWRALSRAGGRT, translated from the coding sequence GTGCGCGTCATCGTCATCGGTTCCGGCGGCAGGGAGCATGCGCTCGCCTGGCGTCTGGCGCAGTCTCCCTCGGTGGAGCGGGTCCAGGTCTGGCCCGGCAACGGGGGCACGGCCCGGGCGGGGTGGAGCCTCGACGCGTCGGACCTGCGCGCGGACGGACCCGTAAGCGCCCAGGCCGCCGCTCTGGCGGCCCTCGGCCCCGACCTCGTGGTGATCGGCCCCGAGGCCCCCCTCGTCGCGGGGCTGGCCGATGCGTTGCGCGCCGCGGGCGTCCCCGCCTTCGGCCCCGGCGCCAACGGCGCCCGCCTCGAGGGATCCAAGGTCCACGCCAAGGCCTTCTGCCAGCGCCACGGCCTGCCGACCGCCGCAGCGCGCGAGGTGGACGACCCCGCCGGCCTGGAGGCGGCCCTCGACGCGCTCGCCCCGGCGGGCGACGGCCGGGTGGTGCTCAAGGCCGACGGCCTCGCCGCCGGCAAGGGCGTGCTGCTGCCGTCCACCCGCGCCGAGGCGCTGGCCGCGGGACGCGAGCTGCTCGCCGGCGAGACCCTGGGCGGCGCGGGCCGTCGCCTGCTGGTGGAGGAGCGGCTCGAGGGCTACGAGCTGTCCCTGCTCGCCGTCTGCGACGGCCACCGCTTCGCCCTGCTGCCCGCCAGCCAGGACCACAAGCGCGCGGGCGCCGGCGATCTGGGCCCCAACACCGGCGGCATGGGCGCCTACAGCCCCGTGGCGGAGCTGCCCGAGGGCGAACTGCTGCCCGTCGCCGAGGGGATCTTCCGCGCCACCCTGGACGGCCTCGCCGCCGAGGGCGTGGACTACCGCGGCGTGCTCTACGCCGGGCTGATGATGACGCCGGCCGGCCCCCGCGTCCTCGAGTTCAACTGCCGCTTCGGCGATCCCGAGACGCAGGCCGTGCTGCCGCGCCTGGCGGCGGACTGCGACTTCGGCCGCCTGCTCGCCGGCGCCGCCGCCGGCGCGATGGAACTGCCGGCGACGGGGCTGCCGCTGCGGCCCGAGGCCAGCCTCACCGTGGTGCTGGCGTCCGAGGGCTATCCCGGCAGCTACGCGACGGGGCTGCCCATCGAGGGCCTCGACGCCCCCGCCGACAACGACGACTGCTGGGTCTTCCACGCGGGCACGCGCCTCGACGGCGAGCGCCTGCTCACGTCGGGAGGCCGCGTGCTGGCGGTCACCGCCCTCGGGCGCGATCTCCAGCAGGCCGCCGACCGCTGCTATCGACGCGTGGACGGCATCCGCTTCGCGAACCGTTACCTGCGCCGGGACATCGGCTGGCGCGCCCTCTCCCGAGCCGGAGGTCGGACATGA
- the purE gene encoding 5-(carboxyamino)imidazole ribonucleotide mutase, translating into MSNARVGIILGSASDKDTLAPCEETLAKLGIPSESLVASAHRNPERVAEWARTARDRGLQVLIAIAGLSAALPGVVAAHSTLPVIGVPVQAGALSGVDALLSMVQMPRGIPVATVAIGRGGAVNAALLAAAILGVSDDAIAAKLVSYREEWS; encoded by the coding sequence ATGAGCAACGCGCGCGTGGGCATCATCCTCGGCAGCGCATCGGACAAGGACACCCTCGCCCCCTGCGAGGAAACGCTGGCCAAGCTGGGCATCCCCTCGGAGAGCCTGGTGGCCAGCGCGCACCGCAATCCCGAGCGCGTGGCCGAATGGGCGCGCACGGCGCGGGACCGCGGGCTCCAGGTTCTGATCGCGATCGCGGGGCTGAGCGCCGCGCTGCCCGGCGTGGTGGCGGCGCACAGCACGCTGCCCGTGATCGGCGTCCCCGTGCAGGCCGGCGCGCTGTCCGGCGTGGACGCCCTGCTCTCCATGGTTCAGATGCCCCGCGGCATCCCCGTGGCCACCGTGGCCATCGGGCGCGGCGGGGCGGTGAACGCCGCGCTCCTGGCCGCGGCGATCCTGGGTGTCAGCGATGACGCGATCGCGGCCAAGCTGGTCAGTTACAGGGAGGAATGGAGCTGA
- a CDS encoding L-threonylcarbamoyladenylate synthase: MKDHSISVHERRALLEATRALVMGHVAVLPTDTLYGLHGLATSPGIVDKIARLKGYESPGRPFILLAPDTACIERYAELDAEQRGHVDANRDRPITFIFKALPATPRAWTSLGEDDAPRVAFRLPETPFLKELLGCLEAPLLSTSVNRAGEPPLESAEEIVKLFGDNVDLVVADSELELRVAEEGALPSTLVDLTCRPPKVLREGRTPFVLTMGAT, translated from the coding sequence ATGAAGGATCACTCGATCTCCGTCCACGAGCGGCGGGCACTGCTGGAGGCGACCCGCGCGCTGGTCATGGGGCATGTGGCCGTGCTGCCCACGGACACGCTCTACGGGCTGCACGGCCTGGCGACCTCGCCCGGGATCGTCGACAAGATCGCGCGCCTCAAGGGCTACGAGTCGCCGGGCCGGCCGTTCATCCTGCTGGCCCCCGACACGGCCTGCATCGAGCGCTATGCGGAGCTGGACGCGGAACAGCGCGGCCACGTGGACGCCAACCGCGATCGTCCCATCACGTTCATTTTCAAGGCCTTGCCGGCGACACCTCGAGCCTGGACGAGCCTGGGCGAGGACGACGCGCCGCGCGTCGCCTTCCGCCTGCCCGAGACGCCTTTCCTCAAGGAGCTGCTCGGCTGCCTGGAGGCGCCCCTGCTTTCCACCAGCGTGAATCGGGCGGGCGAGCCGCCTCTTGAAAGCGCGGAGGAAATTGTTAAGCTGTTTGGGGACAACGTCGATCTCGTGGTCGCCGACTCCGAGCTGGAGCTGCGGGTCGCCGAGGAGGGGGCCCTGCCCTCGACCCTGGTGGACCTGACCTGCCGGCCGCCGAAGGTACTGCGGGAGGGCCGGACCCCTTTCGTCCTGACGATGGGGGCCACGTGA
- a CDS encoding low molecular weight protein arginine phosphatase, whose translation MAALRVLFVCTGNICRSPMAEGLARHHAAALGHALDCASAGLIARNGLAASDNGVRTLRERGIDISGHQAQRLNGELVAWADVIVAMEEEHRLAVQEYPAAALKSVVLLSEWAGAPRLGPGIADPIGGSLADYARTADEIEAYIKRALARL comes from the coding sequence ATGGCGGCGCTGCGCGTGCTCTTCGTGTGTACCGGCAACATCTGTCGCAGCCCCATGGCCGAGGGTCTCGCCCGTCACCACGCCGCCGCGCTGGGGCATGCTCTGGACTGTGCCTCCGCGGGGCTGATCGCCCGCAACGGGCTCGCCGCCAGCGACAACGGCGTGCGCACCCTGCGCGAGCGGGGGATCGACATCAGCGGGCACCAGGCCCAGCGACTGAACGGTGAGCTGGTGGCCTGGGCCGACGTGATCGTGGCCATGGAGGAGGAACACCGCCTGGCCGTCCAGGAGTACCCCGCAGCAGCACTGAAGTCCGTGGTCTTGCTCAGCGAGTGGGCGGGAGCGCCGCGTCTGGGGCCGGGGATCGCCGACCCCATCGGCGGCAGTCTCGCCGACTACGCCCGGACAGCCGACGAAATCGAGGCTTACATCAAGCGGGCCCTCGCGCGTCTCTAG